The Sulfurimonas hydrogeniphila genome includes a window with the following:
- a CDS encoding anaerobic ribonucleoside-triphosphate reductase activating protein, protein MNTDNANSSKSKKCIYDITKFTHLDYPDHLACIIWFSGCNMRCDFCYNKEIVFAKEGSYSMEDVLKFLRTRVSLLDAVVLSGGEASSYALTDFCKAIKKLGFLIKLDTNGTNPLHVKELLGLDLLDYVALDYKAPQYKFTSVTHSGKFHEFSQTLNLLIRSGIDFEVRTTLHSDLLNVDDINCILSDLKERGYKNTYYIQEFIEAKSTVGGLQKPSKPFNKSLLRSNFPVIWR, encoded by the coding sequence GTGAACACAGACAACGCAAACAGTTCAAAGAGTAAAAAATGCATTTATGATATCACAAAGTTTACCCATCTGGACTACCCTGATCATCTAGCCTGCATCATATGGTTCAGCGGGTGCAATATGCGCTGTGATTTTTGCTACAACAAAGAGATAGTCTTTGCAAAAGAAGGCAGTTACAGTATGGAAGATGTGCTGAAGTTTTTGCGAACAAGAGTCTCTTTGCTTGATGCTGTCGTTCTCTCAGGCGGAGAAGCCTCTTCCTATGCCCTCACTGACTTTTGCAAGGCAATCAAAAAGCTCGGATTTTTAATCAAACTTGATACCAACGGCACAAACCCTTTACATGTAAAGGAACTCCTTGGTCTGGACCTGCTTGATTATGTCGCGCTGGATTATAAAGCCCCCCAATATAAATTCACATCTGTAACACACTCCGGCAAATTTCATGAATTCAGCCAAACACTTAACCTGCTTATCCGCAGTGGTATTGATTTTGAAGTACGCACCACACTCCATAGCGATTTGCTCAATGTAGATGACATCAACTGCATTCTGTCAGATTTAAAAGAAAGAGGCTATAAGAATACCTATTATATTCAGGAGTTTATCGAAGCAAAAAGTACTGTAGGCGGACTGCAAAAACCTTCAAAACCTTTCAACAAATCCCTCTTAAGAAGTAATTTTCCTGTTATTTGGAGATAA
- a CDS encoding response regulator transcription factor, with protein MRNKFLKSLKVLFVEDEEKLSLLLKNAIGDHFHSFLLAKDGDEGLHIYKKVFPDIVITDIMMPNKSGLEMAQEIKRINPQSKIIILSAFSDVEKLLGAIDTGVVKYFIKPFDPDEVLEYILSLEASIGKKLLNFLDGFVFNKTTNSLYKNNRYIALSKKELLFLQALVKNYEENRGILEYATIKNMIWKEDVSDERLRTFIRRFREKTSKEFLINVKGLGYQIAFNQ; from the coding sequence ATGAGAAATAAATTTTTAAAAAGTCTGAAAGTTTTATTTGTTGAAGATGAAGAAAAACTTTCACTGTTGCTGAAAAATGCTATCGGAGACCATTTTCACAGTTTTTTACTGGCAAAAGACGGAGATGAGGGCTTACATATATACAAGAAGGTTTTTCCGGACATTGTGATTACCGATATTATGATGCCAAACAAAAGCGGACTGGAGATGGCTCAGGAGATCAAACGTATAAATCCACAAAGTAAAATTATAATACTGAGTGCTTTTAGTGATGTTGAAAAATTGTTGGGTGCAATAGATACCGGAGTCGTTAAGTATTTTATAAAACCTTTTGATCCGGATGAGGTTTTAGAGTATATTCTCTCACTCGAAGCAAGCATTGGTAAAAAGCTTTTAAATTTTTTGGACGGATTTGTATTTAATAAAACCACCAACAGTCTATACAAAAACAACAGATATATCGCACTTTCAAAAAAGGAACTTCTGTTTTTGCAGGCGTTAGTCAAAAATTATGAGGAGAACCGAGGTATTTTGGAGTATGCAACAATCAAAAACATGATTTGGAAGGAAGATGTAAGTGATGAAAGATTGAGAACATTTATAAGGCGCTTTAGAGAAAAAACCTCCAAAGAGTTCCTTATAAATGTAAAAGGACTTGGCTATCAGATAGCGTTTAATCAATAG
- a CDS encoding PAS domain-containing sensor histidine kinase, whose product MLEQYKEAIEKSNIISKTDVNGIITFVNEEFCKISGYSKEELLGKNHNIVRHPDVATSVFKKLWETIKAKKTYKATVKNRAKDGRTFYVNTTVIPILDKQNNIEEFVAIRYDVTKEVFYKKSLEQKEKELQELNENLEKRVQEKTQELKELNETLELRVQEEIAKNEQKQKVMFWQSRLASLGEMLANIAHQWRQPLTELSLTLFSLKKAALNNEEEEVQSLYDESKAIIQNMSTTIDDFTNFFKPTKQKNYFKIADSINESLNILEKIIIKEMISVHTEFEDVEILGISNELTQVIINLIQNSKDAFLQSSVLIKEIHIRVKKEKDFALIEFSDNAGGIKEKEIYKIFEPYFTTKHSSSGTGLGLFMSRMICEQGLNGSIDVKSKNGSTTFSIKIPLQNREKR is encoded by the coding sequence ATGTTAGAACAGTATAAAGAAGCGATTGAAAAAAGCAATATTATCTCAAAAACGGATGTCAACGGCATCATTACCTTTGTCAATGAGGAGTTTTGCAAAATTTCGGGCTATTCAAAAGAGGAACTGCTCGGGAAAAACCACAATATTGTCAGACATCCTGATGTCGCAACCTCCGTGTTTAAGAAATTGTGGGAGACAATCAAGGCAAAAAAAACATATAAGGCCACCGTAAAAAACAGAGCAAAAGACGGAAGAACTTTTTATGTCAATACCACCGTCATTCCCATCCTTGACAAACAAAACAACATTGAAGAGTTTGTGGCGATTCGTTATGATGTTACAAAAGAGGTGTTTTACAAAAAGAGTCTGGAACAAAAAGAAAAAGAGCTGCAGGAACTCAATGAAAATCTTGAAAAAAGGGTGCAGGAGAAGACACAGGAGCTTAAAGAACTCAATGAAACGCTTGAGCTTCGGGTGCAAGAAGAGATAGCCAAAAATGAACAAAAGCAAAAAGTGATGTTTTGGCAGTCACGGCTTGCAAGTCTGGGCGAGATGCTTGCAAACATAGCCCATCAGTGGAGACAACCGCTCACAGAACTCAGTCTGACACTCTTTAGTTTAAAAAAAGCAGCGCTTAACAACGAAGAAGAGGAAGTGCAGAGTCTGTATGATGAGAGCAAGGCAATTATACAGAATATGTCGACGACGATTGATGATTTTACCAACTTTTTTAAACCGACAAAGCAGAAAAACTATTTCAAAATAGCAGACAGTATCAATGAATCATTAAACATTTTAGAAAAAATTATAATCAAAGAGATGATCAGTGTGCATACCGAGTTTGAAGATGTGGAAATTTTAGGCATTTCAAATGAGTTGACACAGGTGATTATCAATCTTATCCAAAATTCAAAAGATGCTTTTTTACAGTCGTCTGTTTTGATAAAAGAGATACATATACGTGTAAAAAAAGAAAAAGATTTTGCACTTATAGAGTTTAGTGACAATGCCGGCGGTATCAAAGAAAAAGAGATTTATAAAATCTTTGAACCCTATTTTACGACAAAGCACTCCTCTTCGGGTACAGGACTTGGGCTGTTTATGTCGAGAATGATTTGTGAACAGGGCTTGAACGGTTCCATAGATGTAAAATCCAAAAACGGTTCTACAACTTTCAGTATAAAAATTCCGCTGCAAAACAGAGAGAAAAGATAA
- a CDS encoding NAD(P)H-dependent oxidoreductase → MQNKFMDAMNFRHACKIFDETKKISDEDMHFILECGRKSPSSFGMEAWKFLVITNEDLKAELRPACWNQVQITSCSHLVVILAGIESLKPESGEVKKRFSRRNMPQESLDMYMDLYAKHLEKTLSSDENIYCWSARQTYIAAANMMTGAAYTGIDSCPIEGFEKEKVEDILGLDTKKFQVAMVLPFGYRLNPQPKQIRLPFDEVVEFIL, encoded by the coding sequence ATGCAAAACAAATTTATGGATGCGATGAACTTTCGCCATGCCTGTAAAATATTTGATGAAACCAAAAAGATAAGTGATGAAGATATGCACTTTATTCTTGAATGTGGCAGAAAATCACCCTCCTCTTTCGGTATGGAAGCCTGGAAATTTTTGGTCATTACAAACGAAGACCTCAAAGCCGAGCTGAGACCGGCATGCTGGAACCAGGTACAAATCACTTCCTGTTCGCATCTCGTTGTTATTCTTGCCGGAATAGAGAGTCTCAAACCGGAGTCAGGAGAAGTCAAAAAAAGATTTTCAAGGCGTAATATGCCGCAGGAATCACTTGATATGTATATGGACCTCTATGCCAAACATTTGGAAAAAACACTTAGCAGCGATGAAAATATTTACTGCTGGAGTGCAAGACAGACCTATATAGCTGCTGCCAACATGATGACCGGTGCTGCCTATACAGGAATAGATTCCTGTCCTATAGAAGGGTTTGAAAAAGAAAAAGTCGAAGATATTTTAGGTCTTGATACTAAAAAATTTCAAGTCGCAATGGTGCTTCCTTTTGGCTACAGACTCAATCCGCAACCAAAACAGATCAGACTGCCGTTCGACGAAGTGGTGGAGTTTATACTCTGA
- a CDS encoding HAD family hydrolase has product MQRNIKHIILDYNGTLAKDGILLEEAKRLLPLLAKEYTLHVITADTFGSVKNELKEYALHVKVLESANHTLEKEAYIIALNASECAAVGNGNNDMKMLQKAHIGICVLGDEGCSTKSLLASDIVCKSVTEALELFIYPKRLTATLRV; this is encoded by the coding sequence ATGCAGAGAAATATAAAACATATTATTTTGGATTATAACGGTACGCTTGCAAAAGACGGTATTTTACTGGAAGAGGCAAAGAGACTGCTGCCGCTTCTGGCCAAAGAATATACTTTACATGTAATCACGGCAGATACCTTTGGCAGTGTCAAAAATGAGCTAAAAGAGTATGCTTTACATGTAAAGGTATTGGAGAGTGCAAACCATACTTTGGAAAAAGAGGCATATATTATTGCATTAAATGCAAGTGAGTGTGCGGCTGTGGGTAACGGAAACAACGATATGAAAATGCTGCAAAAAGCGCACATAGGCATTTGTGTACTTGGTGATGAGGGCTGCAGCACAAAAAGTCTGCTCGCTTCGGATATAGTCTGCAAGTCTGTCACCGAAGCACTCGAACTTTTCATTTATCCTAAACGGTTGACTGCCACACTCAGAGTATAA
- the selD gene encoding selenide, water dikinase SelD yields the protein MMKGIKLTQYSHGAGCGCKISPKLLDTILTTTRETIAYPDLLVGNSSKDDAAAFDLGNGTSVLSTTDFFMPIVDDPFTFGRIAATNAISDIYAMGGKPLMAISIFGWPIDKLDADVAREVIDGGRSVCEEAGIPLAGGHSIDSPEPIFGLAVTGIAQNKHLKRNDTAEIDCELYLTKPLGIGILTTAQKQGKIAEGDIDIAVEAMCTLNKIGAEISALEGVTALTDVTGFGLLGHLSEICEGSSISAVVEFDKVPTLKNVKKYLKMGCVPGGTRRNFESYGNKISPMSQEQQDILCDAQTSGGLLCVVKKDTKEAFLALTKNAGLCLEPIGFTCKASKYLVKVV from the coding sequence ATTATGAAAGGTATAAAACTCACACAATACAGTCACGGGGCGGGTTGCGGCTGTAAAATTTCTCCAAAACTGCTTGATACTATTTTAACAACTACGAGAGAAACGATTGCTTACCCTGATTTGCTTGTCGGCAATTCTTCAAAAGATGATGCCGCGGCTTTTGATTTGGGCAACGGGACGTCTGTTTTAAGCACGACTGACTTTTTTATGCCCATAGTCGATGACCCGTTTACTTTTGGGCGCATAGCTGCCACCAATGCCATTAGCGATATTTACGCTATGGGCGGTAAACCGCTTATGGCCATTTCCATTTTTGGCTGGCCGATTGACAAGCTTGATGCGGATGTGGCACGCGAAGTTATTGACGGCGGCCGCTCAGTCTGTGAAGAAGCAGGTATTCCACTGGCAGGCGGGCACAGTATAGATTCTCCCGAACCTATATTTGGACTTGCAGTTACAGGCATAGCACAAAATAAACATCTTAAACGCAATGATACTGCCGAAATCGACTGCGAACTCTACCTCACAAAACCACTGGGGATAGGCATACTGACAACGGCACAAAAACAGGGAAAAATTGCCGAGGGTGACATAGATATTGCCGTAGAAGCCATGTGTACCCTGAACAAAATCGGTGCAGAAATTTCCGCATTAGAAGGCGTAACCGCACTTACCGATGTGACAGGTTTCGGACTGCTTGGGCACTTAAGCGAAATATGTGAGGGAAGCAGTATCAGCGCTGTTGTAGAATTTGACAAAGTACCGACACTCAAAAATGTCAAAAAGTATCTGAAGATGGGCTGTGTTCCGGGAGGCACACGCAGAAACTTTGAGAGTTACGGAAATAAAATTTCTCCGATGTCCCAAGAACAGCAGGACATTTTATGTGACGCACAAACCTCTGGCGGACTGCTGTGTGTGGTGAAAAAAGATACAAAAGAAGCCTTTTTGGCACTTACAAAAAATGCAGGGCTTTGCCTGGAACCAATCGGATTTACATGTAAAGCAAGCAAATATCTTGTAAAGGTAGTCTGA
- the mnmH gene encoding tRNA 2-selenouridine(34) synthase MnmH: MPNNITNVTDDFLSIVLNETPLLDVRAPVEFEKGKFINATNLPILDDEERRLVGIRYKEAGNSAAIKLAESLIQNEGKEKRVRLWQDYLKKNPEAKLYCFRGGQRSGIAQEWLKESNIDITRLKGGYKAFRNFLMQQSEDISTQTPTLILGGRTGSGKTILLNKLPNTIDLEAVANHRGSSFGSFVNAQPSQIDFENNLAYKLIQFHHKNFTHLVLEHESHNIGRTFIPKPVYDNFMQGQLVLLQTPIEVRALITYEEYVLGALKEYTLHYGEEGPQIWAHNVQSGLKRIQKRLGDQLYRQLAQLFDEACSQDTQAEAKTFYLEWITLLLQRYYDPMYDYQIKKSPIPVVFEGNASDVLHFLQHQL; the protein is encoded by the coding sequence TTGCCCAATAATATTACAAATGTAACAGATGATTTTTTATCTATTGTCCTCAATGAAACACCTCTGCTTGATGTCCGCGCCCCTGTTGAGTTTGAAAAAGGAAAGTTTATCAATGCAACAAACCTGCCTATACTTGATGATGAAGAACGCAGACTTGTCGGCATACGGTACAAAGAGGCCGGAAATAGTGCAGCCATAAAGCTGGCCGAGTCTCTTATTCAAAATGAGGGAAAAGAGAAAAGAGTCCGCCTCTGGCAGGACTACCTCAAAAAAAATCCCGAGGCAAAGCTTTACTGTTTTAGAGGAGGACAACGCTCAGGGATTGCACAGGAGTGGCTCAAAGAGAGCAATATTGATATTACCCGACTCAAAGGCGGATACAAGGCTTTTCGCAATTTTTTGATGCAACAGAGTGAAGACATCAGTACGCAGACACCCACACTTATTTTAGGTGGCAGAACAGGCTCGGGAAAAACCATTCTTTTAAATAAACTGCCAAATACCATTGACCTTGAAGCCGTTGCCAATCATCGCGGCTCTTCATTTGGAAGTTTTGTCAACGCACAGCCCTCGCAGATTGATTTTGAAAACAATCTTGCCTACAAACTCATACAGTTTCATCATAAAAATTTCACCCATCTTGTTTTGGAACATGAAAGCCATAATATCGGCAGAACATTTATTCCAAAACCCGTATATGACAATTTTATGCAGGGACAGCTTGTATTGCTGCAGACTCCGATTGAAGTTCGCGCACTCATAACGTATGAGGAGTATGTTCTTGGCGCACTCAAAGAGTATACATTACACTACGGGGAAGAAGGTCCGCAAATATGGGCACACAATGTACAATCAGGGCTCAAAAGAATCCAAAAACGTCTGGGTGACCAGCTTTACAGACAACTTGCACAACTCTTTGACGAAGCCTGTTCCCAAGATACCCAGGCAGAGGCAAAAACATTCTACTTGGAGTGGATTACCCTTTTGTTACAAAGATACTACGACCCGATGTATGATTACCAGATTAAAAAGAGTCCCATACCTGTTGTATTTGAGGGAAATGCTTCTGATGTGTTGCACTTTTTACAACACCAGTTATGA
- a CDS encoding Crp/Fnr family transcriptional regulator has protein sequence MQNNSTQLELLNNTNKTFEEEFFRYAKPFEYEKGSSPFYPDDLLKYFYIVVNGRVKTYQINFQTNKEQTLFIYKRGDMFDVISLLDGKPHEVIYEVIEDANILRLPIERVRYWLENDATFNKKFFPYLAAHMRYTEELATELALYDTKERFLNLLVQNLNPNHRFRYQLLQNLSNSEIAKLLGTVRHVIERSIKQLKADDIIETSRRNIKVKNLQKLLDKTSQMLLK, from the coding sequence ATGCAAAACAATTCAACACAATTAGAGCTTTTAAACAATACAAATAAAACCTTTGAAGAAGAGTTTTTCCGATATGCCAAACCTTTTGAGTATGAAAAAGGGTCTTCGCCATTTTATCCGGATGATCTGCTCAAATATTTTTATATAGTCGTTAACGGCAGAGTCAAAACATATCAGATAAACTTTCAGACAAACAAAGAACAGACTCTCTTCATCTATAAGCGCGGAGATATGTTTGATGTCATCTCCCTGCTTGACGGCAAACCGCATGAGGTTATTTATGAGGTTATCGAAGATGCAAATATTTTACGCCTGCCGATTGAAAGAGTCCGCTACTGGCTTGAAAATGATGCTACTTTTAATAAAAAGTTCTTTCCCTACCTTGCTGCGCACATGCGCTATACGGAAGAACTTGCTACCGAACTTGCCCTGTATGATACAAAAGAGCGTTTTTTAAATCTTTTAGTACAGAATTTAAACCCCAATCACAGATTCCGCTACCAACTCCTGCAAAATCTCTCCAACAGCGAAATAGCAAAACTGCTCGGAACGGTCCGTCATGTTATAGAAAGAAGCATCAAACAGCTCAAAGCCGACGACATTATAGAAACCAGCAGACGCAACATAAAAGTAAAGAATCTTCAAAAACTTTTAGACAAAACCTCCCAAATGCTACTTAAGTAG
- a CDS encoding Hsp20/alpha crystallin family protein yields the protein MLVTRHRNPIQNTRRFDLINEFFNALETQSSEEPREVFDFIPAVNTREGDDAYYIELDLPGIKKEDVEISVDKNILTIKGKREVKKEEEKEDYYRIESAYGTFSRSFTLPEKVDSENIRATGENGVVEITIPKLKVEKDTTKKIEIE from the coding sequence ATGTTAGTGACAAGACATAGAAATCCGATACAAAATACAAGAAGATTTGATTTAATTAACGAATTTTTTAATGCACTGGAAACACAAAGCAGCGAAGAGCCAAGAGAGGTTTTTGACTTTATTCCTGCTGTAAATACCAGAGAAGGTGACGATGCCTACTATATTGAGCTTGATCTGCCGGGTATAAAAAAAGAGGATGTGGAGATCAGTGTTGACAAGAACATCTTAACCATCAAAGGCAAAAGAGAAGTCAAAAAAGAAGAAGAGAAAGAGGACTACTACAGAATAGAGAGTGCCTACGGTACTTTTTCAAGAAGTTTTACGCTCCCTGAAAAAGTAGACAGTGAAAATATCCGTGCAACCGGAGAAAACGGAGTGGTCGAGATTACCATACCAAAACTGAAAGTCGAAAAAGATACAACGAAAAAAATTGAAATCGAGTAA
- a CDS encoding Hsp20/alpha crystallin family protein: protein MDIVQTSKELVEKAEEKVEKGLEVVKDTFHNVASHLPLANLAKHRNDTFTIEVDLPGVKKEDIELKVEDDYLTVTAVRKFKNEVKEDDYYLCESNFGVISRSFILPDNIDRDKIQAKFEDGRLYLTLEKLESKKTKNISIQ from the coding sequence ATGGATATTGTACAAACATCAAAAGAGTTAGTGGAAAAAGCGGAAGAAAAAGTTGAAAAAGGTTTGGAAGTTGTCAAAGATACATTTCACAATGTAGCATCACATCTTCCTCTGGCAAACTTGGCAAAACATCGTAATGACACCTTCACAATCGAAGTTGATTTACCGGGTGTTAAAAAAGAAGATATAGAATTAAAAGTCGAAGATGACTATCTGACTGTTACAGCGGTCAGAAAATTTAAAAACGAGGTCAAAGAGGATGATTACTATCTCTGTGAATCAAATTTTGGCGTCATCTCAAGAAGTTTTATCCTGCCTGACAATATAGACAGAGATAAAATTCAGGCAAAATTTGAAGACGGAAGACTGTATCTGACTCTTGAAAAACTCGAATCCAAAAAGACAAAGAACATCAGCATCCAATAA
- a CDS encoding Hsp20/alpha crystallin family protein, translated as MKKLVSSLLLSSLLTGSAFASMDAMNPYDADFARMNQYFNSLIESHLSSSALNNFSYPRTDIQDAKDKIVLKFDLAGVDKKNIKLSIDDNKILTVKGEKKESKEEKSKDFVKKEIFYGEFQKSIQLPENIDESKLATKFENGILTVTIPKTEVKKPKARLIPIK; from the coding sequence ATGAAAAAACTAGTAAGCAGTCTGTTGCTTTCATCTTTGCTGACCGGATCTGCATTCGCGAGTATGGATGCCATGAACCCCTATGATGCAGATTTTGCAAGAATGAACCAGTATTTCAACTCTTTAATAGAGTCCCACTTAAGCAGTTCGGCATTAAATAATTTCAGTTATCCAAGAACGGACATTCAGGATGCAAAAGACAAAATAGTATTAAAGTTTGATTTGGCGGGAGTTGACAAAAAAAATATTAAACTTTCCATTGATGACAATAAAATTTTGACTGTAAAAGGTGAGAAAAAAGAGTCCAAAGAAGAAAAATCCAAAGATTTTGTCAAAAAAGAGATTTTTTACGGTGAGTTTCAAAAATCAATTCAACTGCCTGAAAATATTGATGAAAGCAAACTCGCAACAAAATTTGAAAACGGTATTTTAACCGTCACGATTCCTAAAACAGAAGTTAAAAAACCAAAAGCAAGACTTATCCCTATAAAATAA
- a CDS encoding SPL family radical SAM protein, translating into MNSYAEKFTNAIENSFFNKLPKHEQEFIKEKSFEYKFSYQEIKQIINFARDLGMWDEKRITAVFPEHPQRKVVFSRLKKAYENIRNKPNSYKNFTLKNIPQEQKYTFKTVPKEGFGLGLCPVASEKTRCCNLLTLDAVESCGFDCSYCSIQSFYNQNTITFDSSFADKLLNLQLDPNKTYHIGTGQASDSLMFGNREGVLDALFAFARKNPNVILEFKTKSDNIKYLLENEVPKNILCTWSLNTQTIIDNEEHLTASLAKRIAAARKMADKGVKVGFHFHPIVEYEGYLDEYQEVYEELILKFSPQEVALVSFGTLTFIKPVIKQLREREFRSKITQIPHEDASGKTSYPDATKVEMFKHAYESFAPWHPKGTSSGVTKEQVFFYLCMEEHHMWAKTFGYQYSTNNDFERAMLGAYCKKLGQEFLL; encoded by the coding sequence ATGAATTCATACGCAGAAAAATTTACCAACGCTATAGAAAACAGTTTTTTTAATAAACTTCCCAAACATGAACAGGAGTTTATCAAAGAGAAATCCTTTGAGTACAAATTTTCCTATCAGGAAATCAAACAGATAATCAATTTCGCGCGAGATCTGGGGATGTGGGATGAGAAAAGAATCACTGCAGTATTTCCCGAACATCCTCAAAGAAAAGTTGTTTTCTCCAGGCTTAAAAAAGCCTATGAAAATATACGCAACAAACCAAATTCCTATAAAAACTTTACCCTCAAAAATATCCCCCAAGAACAAAAATATACCTTTAAAACAGTACCAAAAGAAGGTTTCGGACTTGGACTCTGCCCTGTGGCAAGTGAAAAGACACGCTGCTGCAATCTGCTCACGCTTGATGCGGTTGAGAGCTGCGGGTTTGACTGTTCCTACTGTTCCATTCAGAGTTTTTACAATCAAAATACCATTACCTTTGACAGCAGTTTTGCAGACAAACTCTTAAATCTGCAACTTGATCCAAACAAGACCTACCACATAGGTACCGGTCAGGCATCGGACTCACTGATGTTTGGCAACCGTGAGGGTGTTTTGGATGCTCTTTTTGCCTTTGCAAGAAAAAATCCCAATGTCATTTTAGAATTTAAAACAAAATCGGACAATATAAAATATCTGCTTGAAAATGAAGTGCCGAAAAATATACTTTGTACCTGGAGTCTCAATACCCAGACCATTATAGACAACGAAGAGCATTTAACCGCTTCTCTTGCAAAACGTATAGCAGCCGCTCGAAAAATGGCGGACAAAGGTGTTAAAGTCGGCTTTCATTTTCATCCCATTGTAGAATACGAAGGCTATCTTGACGAATATCAAGAAGTATATGAAGAACTTATACTAAAATTCTCTCCACAAGAGGTTGCGCTTGTCAGTTTTGGGACACTTACCTTTATAAAGCCTGTCATAAAACAGTTGCGTGAGCGTGAATTCAGAAGCAAAATTACACAAATCCCGCATGAAGATGCAAGCGGAAAGACATCGTATCCTGATGCGACAAAAGTTGAAATGTTCAAACATGCCTATGAAAGTTTTGCTCCATGGCACCCCAAGGGCACTTCCTCCGGGGTGACAAAAGAGCAGGTCTTTTTTTATCTTTGTATGGAAGAGCATCACATGTGGGCCAAAACATTTGGATATCAATACTCTACAAACAATGACTTTGAACGCGCTATGCTTGGAGCATACTGCAAAAAACTCGGTCAGGAATTTTTATTATAG
- a CDS encoding NnrS family protein, producing the protein MQTKENYFLSQPHQPFFLLGILNAIVMMLIFALQYKGIFSLHVTLLLFHSYSLIFLVFTNFFTGFLFTTFPRFNQTQVIAKKYYSNIFYANTLASLLFLIGVFSSETLLLGAMVISLTAQVFIVLKLKNIYETGMAADKSDSFWILNANYFGLFGNFLFILSLFIPEILPVAISISFYMYLIFLAFSVGQRMIPFFSHSFAPKNENFVKIIFVLFILKSIFVSADIKSLQIVIDLLLAGYMFFEFKRWDLHPLQSPPILWVLHLALFWLPLSFFLSALSLGAEIFLDTSFFFLNIHLLAIGFLTTLLIGFGTRVTLGHSGQPPQADTLATKIFLFIQLVVLFRALYSINIAFGWGLGFLFDISFTAWLLLFLIWGGRYFQVLVFGKKL; encoded by the coding sequence ATGCAGACAAAAGAAAACTATTTTTTATCACAACCCCATCAACCCTTTTTTCTTCTTGGAATACTCAATGCAATCGTTATGATGCTCATTTTTGCATTACAGTACAAAGGCATATTCTCCTTACATGTAACGCTCTTGCTCTTTCACAGCTATTCTTTGATATTTCTGGTTTTTACAAATTTTTTTACAGGGTTCTTATTTACAACTTTTCCGCGTTTTAATCAGACACAGGTGATAGCAAAAAAATACTATTCCAATATTTTTTATGCAAACACGCTTGCATCACTGCTTTTTCTTATCGGTGTTTTCAGCTCTGAAACCCTTTTACTCGGGGCAATGGTTATAAGTCTGACAGCTCAGGTTTTTATAGTATTGAAACTAAAAAACATCTATGAAACAGGAATGGCAGCGGACAAATCAGACTCATTTTGGATACTCAATGCAAACTACTTTGGGCTCTTTGGTAATTTTCTTTTTATACTCTCTTTGTTTATACCGGAAATTTTACCAGTTGCCATCAGTATCTCTTTTTACATGTACCTTATTTTTCTTGCTTTTAGTGTCGGACAGAGAATGATTCCTTTTTTCTCCCATTCATTTGCGCCAAAAAATGAAAATTTTGTCAAAATAATTTTTGTTTTGTTTATTTTAAAAAGTATCTTTGTTTCTGCAGATATAAAAAGCTTGCAGATAGTTATAGATTTACTGCTTGCCGGTTATATGTTTTTTGAGTTTAAACGCTGGGATTTACACCCTTTGCAGTCCCCTCCTATTTTGTGGGTACTGCATCTTGCACTTTTTTGGCTGCCTTTGTCTTTCTTTCTTTCGGCACTCAGTTTGGGTGCGGAGATATTTTTAGATACATCTTTTTTCTTTTTAAATATTCATCTTCTGGCAATAGGTTTTTTAACAACACTCCTTATAGGCTTTGGAACACGTGTGACACTTGGGCACTCAGGACAACCGCCGCAGGCAGATACTTTGGCAACAAAGATATTTTTGTTTATACAGCTTGTTGTGTTGTTCCGTGCGCTTTACAGTATCAATATAGCTTTTGGATGGGGGCTTGGATTTTTGTTTGACATCTCTTTTACTGCCTGGCTCTTGCTCTTTTTGATTTGGGGAGGGAGATATTTTCAAGTGTTGGTTTTTGGAAAAAAATTGTAG